Genomic window (Sediminispirochaeta smaragdinae DSM 11293):
GGCAGACTCCTCATAATCCACCGAATCCTCGCAATCCCATCGCGCCGCGTTCTCAGTAGCCGGCGTGGGCATAATGTTGAAAATTCCACGGACATCTTGTGCTCTGAACTTCAGATTCATAAAAAACCTCCTATAAATGTTGACATTAGCATGCTAACATACTAGTATTCCAATGTCAACATTTTTTGTAGTGTTCGGAATCCTGGTGGTATGCATGCCCTTTTGCCGGTAAAATCCTTGTGTTTATGCCGGTGCTTACTTTTTCCCATAGTTTGGCTTTCAATTGACTGCGAGGAAAAGAATTGTGACCCTTTAATCACCAGGATTCGGAACAGTAGAAATATTCTTTTCTGCTATTGCTAATACCAAATGTGACGTGCATCATGATAGGTGGACCGGATTACAGTTTTCATGTATCATGATAGTATAAGTGGAATAGGAAGAAATGATTTGGGAATATCGTCGGCCAAGAGAAGCGAAATAGCATACAGCCAGATCAAAGAGTGGTTACTTAGCGGATCAGTAAGACCTCATGAAGTCTTTTCGTCGTATAAAATATCGGAAGCACTCAATTTGAGCAGAACACCCGTGACCGAGGCACTCAAGCAGCTCGAACAAGAAGGATTCATCGAAATCATTCCCCAAGTTGGCTGTAGGATACGAAACCCGGATCTCGCTGAAGTGCAGGAAAACTTCCTTATACGTGCGGTTCTTGAAGGCCTTGGGGCGGAGATGGCAGCAAAAGAGCGCACGGAAGCTGATATGAGAAAACTAAAAAAGATTTACTCGGACGGTATCGTCGCCGCGGAAAAGAATGATTTCATCGAATACGCGAAATGTAATCGACTATTTCATTTAGAGATTGCTGGCCTTTCAAAGATGGAACGGCTCATCTCCCTCATCAAGCAGTTCTGGGACAACGTAAGCTACCAGGCGGCGAGCGTCGACTTTCTTCTGGAGAGACATGATGTTTCGCTTGAGCAGCATGAAAAAATCCTCACCGCTATCGAGAAGAAGGACGGGGCGTTGGCGCGCACCCTTATGGAAGCCCATTTACGCGAGTGCACCAACGATTTCTGCAAAACATTATAAAGAGCGATCTGGGGAAATAATTCTCGGTGATACAATACACCGGACCCATCGCGGAAGTAAGAGTCTTTGTTTATTACGAATATAAATGACAGATTCGAGTCGCAGAGATCTCCAAGATAGCGGAAATAACAGTGGACGGCCTCTGAAAGTAGACGTTGCCCAACGCCCATAATGAAACTTGCCGATGTTTTGGGCAACCAATATCCGGGCTGAAAGCGGATGAACCTATTCACGATATCTGCGGCTTGCTGGAAAACTATGGAATAAGGATCCTGCTCCTTTCCTACTCCTCGGACGCCTTTAATGGCTTATCAGTTGGCGAAGACGATAAGGGTCCGGCGAGCAGCATCGAACACAAGAGATTCAGTACTGCTCACGAACTCGGCCATCTTTTGACACACTTGTCGGATTATGGTGGGAAAGCACGATCCGAAGATAAGGTACAGGAGAAGGAAGCGGATTTGTTCGCCGAATACTTCCTCATGACTGAGCAGGGATTTAACTCTGAGTGGGAAGAAACTGCAGGTATGCCCTTCGTTCTAAAGTCCTTCGATTTCTATGCTGACCGGCTGAGCAGCCGAGTTCCTTAACTTGTCATCCGAGCAAATGATGGAATGTATTGCCGAATGGGAGGATTTTGGATAATAAATTAGGAGATATTCTCCACTCACAAGCTGTACAGAATCTTGAACATACAGTATATTGTAATAGGAGGATGTCATGAGAATAATGACCTATACCAATGCGCGGAACAATCTCAGGCAACTGATTGATGACGTTGTAGATACCTCTACAGAAACTGTCATCACCTCAAAGGAAGGCCGAGATGTAGTGGTGATGTCCCTCGCAGATTACAATGGCTGGACAACCACCAACCACCTGCTTAGTACACCTGAGAATGCCAGCCGCCTGTTAAAGGCTGCCCGCGACGTAAAGGCCGGGAGAGTTATCCAGCGAGACCTTATAGATGAGTAGAGGGGTCAACTGGCATGAGTCTGCATGGGAAGACTATGAGTACTGGCAAGGCCAAGACCGCAAAACACTGAAGAAGATTAATACTTTAATAAAGACCGCACGACGAACGCCGGAAGAAGGAGCAGAACCCTTAAAGGGAGACCTCTCAGGTTACTTCTCCCGGCATATCAACAAGAAAGATGTACTGGTTTACACCTACAATGATGATTCGATCACCATTATTCAGTGCAGATTCCATTATTCTGATGAGTGAAATGGCTCCCGGGATTTGAGATAGATCCCGGATAGCTTAACCAACTGTAACCAGGAAGCTGAAACCAAACCCTTGGTTACACCCAGCAAATCATGGCAAATAATGATTTTGGCCTCTTCCTTGCATTGTGCAGGCGTATCGGCAAATATTCGAGATCATGCCCAGCCCGGCGTCTATACGTTGGTAGGTACAGGTTTTTTCTCTGTAAGAAACGGTTGTACGCAGAACCCTGAATAGTAAGGCAGCCGCCTCCTCGACTTGTGCGGGAAGGCGGCTGCTGTCATTATTTTTTCCAGGCCTATCTAACTCTCGGTAGGTTCGTAAAGAATCGCCCCTTGGTCGGCAAGGAGTTTCTGCAGTTC
Coding sequences:
- a CDS encoding GntR family transcriptional regulator, translated to MYHDSISGIGRNDLGISSAKRSEIAYSQIKEWLLSGSVRPHEVFSSYKISEALNLSRTPVTEALKQLEQEGFIEIIPQVGCRIRNPDLAEVQENFLIRAVLEGLGAEMAAKERTEADMRKLKKIYSDGIVAAEKNDFIEYAKCNRLFHLEIAGLSKMERLISLIKQFWDNVSYQAASVDFLLERHDVSLEQHEKILTAIEKKDGALARTLMEAHLRECTNDFCKTL
- a CDS encoding ImmA/IrrE family metallo-endopeptidase, which codes for MLENYGIRILLLSYSSDAFNGLSVGEDDKGPASSIEHKRFSTAHELGHLLTHLSDYGGKARSEDKVQEKEADLFAEYFLMTEQGFNSEWEETAGMPFVLKSFDFYADRLSSRVP
- a CDS encoding type II toxin-antitoxin system Phd/YefM family antitoxin, which codes for MRIMTYTNARNNLRQLIDDVVDTSTETVITSKEGRDVVVMSLADYNGWTTTNHLLSTPENASRLLKAARDVKAGRVIQRDLIDE
- a CDS encoding Txe/YoeB family addiction module toxin, which encodes MSRGVNWHESAWEDYEYWQGQDRKTLKKINTLIKTARRTPEEGAEPLKGDLSGYFSRHINKKDVLVYTYNDDSITIIQCRFHYSDE